In the genome of Streptomyces sp. SAI-127, the window CAGCTCCGCCACGTACGGGCTGGTCAGCGAGTAGTAGACCGTCGAGCCCTCTTTTCGGGTCACGACCAGGTTCGCCCGGCGCAGCACGGCCAGTTGCTGCGAGAGGTGCGCCGGCTCGATCCCCACCTCGGGCAGCATCTCCGCGACCGCGTGCTCGCGTTCGCTCAGCAGCTCCAGGACGCGGATACGGGCCGGGTGGCCGAGGGTTTTGAAGAACTCGGCCTTGAGCTGGTACAGCGGCGTACTCACGGTGCCGTCCCCTCCGCCCTACGGCAACACGGCCCCACCGGCCGGGCCTTGGCGCATCGCGTCCACCCACTCGTCAAGAACATGCGGCCCATCCTCGCGTGCGGCACCGGCCAGGCCGAATCCGCACGGGGGACGAGAGCCGGCCGAATCCAGCAGTGACAGTCTCAGTAATTGCTAATATTAGCAATTACTGAGGTACGTGAGGGAGGTTCGCGTGAGGATCACGCCGCTGCGCGGTTCGGGCGTCACCTGGCTCCAGTGCCCCGCCTGCCGCCTGAAGTGCCGCCCCGCGGCCGTCGGTCCGGACGGTGCCTGCCCGCGCTGCGGCACTGCCCGCCTGCTGAAGTTGTCCCTCGGTGGCCGTCCCGACAAGCCCACCCCGGGCACCGACCGCCGCTGGCCCATGCACGGCACACAGACCTGATAGGGGTGCAATGGGTGGCTGGGAGGTCCAGTCCGGGAGCGGAGTGCGCTTCGAATGGGGGCCCGCGGGTGCGAGCCGGCTCGCGAGCGCGACGGCCTGCCTTGTCGCCGTCGACGTACTGTCGTTCACCACAGCGGTGAGCGTCGCCGTCGACAGGGGCATCCGCGTCCTTCCCTTCCGGTGGCCGGGCGGCCCCGTGTCCGAGGCGGAACGGAGCGGCGCCGCGCAGGCCGCCACGGCGTACGCGCGCCAGTCGGGTGCCCGGCTGGCCTCCCACCGCCACACCGTCACACCGGAAACGCCCTGGTCGCTGTCGCCCGCCCACCTGCGGGCCGCGCCCTTCGTGGCCCGCCTGGTGCTGCCGTCACCGAACGGCGCCGCGATCGCAACCGCCGCGCCGCCCGGCGTGCGGGTGGTCGCCGCCTGCCTGCGCAACATCACCGCGGTCGGCACCTGGCTCACCTCCCACGACTACGGCACCCCCGAACATCCCGTCGCCGTGATCGCCGCCGGCGAGCTGTGGCCGGACGGCAGCCTGCGCCCCGCGTTGGAAGACCTGCTCGGCGCCGGAGCCCTCGTCAGCGCCCTGTGCTCCCAGGGCGCGGGCCCGCTCTCCCCGGAGGCCGCCGCCGCGAAGGCGAACTACGAAGGCACCGCCGACCTCGCCCACACGGTCGCCACCAGCGCCTCCGGCCGTCAGCTGGCCGCGATGGGATTCGTCGAGGACGTGGCGATCGCCACCGAAGAGGACGCATCCGCCCTCGTCCCGGTACGGGACGGCGACGGTTCCTTCGTCTCGGGTTGAGAGCCGGCGAGGTCAGCCGACCGGCCACCCCGTGGTGTTCGGGGACACGACGGCGGCGTGGCGCACGCTGTTGGTGACCAGCTCGCTGACGATCAGCAGGGCCGGGTTCACGGTGGGGTGGCGCAGGCTGATCCCCCACTCCACCAGTGCCTGTTCGGCGGTCTCCCGTGCTATCCGGACGGCGGACGGCTCGGCGGGCAGCGTGAGCACGTGTCGGTGGGGCAGGGCTTCGAGCCGCGTGGACATCAGCCCTCCGTGGCCCGCGCGCAGCGGAGGCCGGTCGCAGTCTGTGTGCGGATGCGCACGAGTGGGTGGTGCGGAGCCTGCACCCGGCCGGGCAGGGGGCGCTGGTAGTGGGCGGCCTGGTCCCGGTCGGTGATCATGTCGGCGGGGCGGGTCGCGGTCACCGTCCCGCCGGTGTCGGTCGCGGCGCCCGCGTCGTCCACCGGGGACGTCGCTGACAACAGCACCGGATCAGGCGGGGTCGGGGTGCGGACGATCAGGCGGCCGAACTCCCACACGTGCCGGGTGGGACGTGCAGCCTGCTCCCGATGCTGCTGCAGTACGGCGGGACGCGTACTCATCCGACTGCTTCCTCGCTGGTGGCGGCGGTCGGCTGGGCCGGGCCGGTCGACAGGACACCGGACTTCTCCAGGTGATCGCGCGCACCGCGGATCGCCTCGGGTGTGGAGGCGTACTCCCGCCCCTCGTGGCGCAGCAGGTCCAGCGCGCCGACGGAGGCCAGGACCTGAACCTGGCTGGTGCGTATCCCGGAGGCGAGGACGAGGATGCCACGCCGCTTCAGCTTCTCGACGGCGTCTTTCAGGACTAGGGCCCCGGTCGCGTCCATCGTGGAGATGCGCGACATGCGCAGGATGACGACACGGACGTCGGCCACGTCGGTCAGCTCCAGCAGGAAGCGGTGCGCGGCGGCGAAGAACAGCGGGCCGTCGATGCGGTACGCCACGATGTGCTCGGCCAGCAGGGCGTGTTCCTCCACGCTGTGGTCGCCGCGGTCCAGCGGTACCTGGTCGAGACGTGCCTGTTTGGCCACGGCACGCAGAGCCAGGGCGCCCGCCACGACCAGGCCGATGATCACGGCGTACACGAGGTCGAGTGCGAGCGTGGCGACGCCGGTGAGGACGAGGATCAGCGCGTCGGAGCGGGTGGCCTTGGCCATGGCCCGCAGCGAGCCGACCTCGACCATCCGGATCGCCGTGGCCAGCAGGACGCCCGACAGGGCGGCCAGCGGAATCTTCGAGACGAGAGGCGCCGCCGCGAAGACGATCACGGCCAGGACCGCGGCATGAGTCAGGGCTGCCAATCGTGAGCTCGCGCCGGTGCGGACGTTGACCGCGGTGCGGGCGATCGCTCCGGTCGCCGGGACACCGCCGAACAGCGGGGCGGCGATGTTCGCGATGCCCTGCCCGAACAGCTCCCGGTCCGGGTCGTGCTGCTGGCCCACGGTCATGCCGTCGGCCACCGACGCCGACAGCAGCGACTCCAGGGCGGCCAGAGCGGCGACGGCCACGGCCGGCGCGAGCAGCGTCCCGAGCGAGCCGAGGTCCAGGAAGGACAACGACGGTACGGGCAGTCCGGAGGGCAGGTCACCGATCGGCTTTGCCTCGTCCAGGTGGGCGAGCTGTGCCACGGCCGTAGCGGCGATCACGGCCAGGATGGAGAACGGGACGGTCGGCAGCCGGCGGGCACCGAGCAACATGACCGCGGCCACGGCGATCGCGAAGCCGACGGCCGTCCAGTTCGGGGCCTTGGCGAACTCCTCGAGGGCGCGCCAGGTCACCACCAGGACGCGGTCGCCGTCGGGCTTGGGCACGCCGAGGGCGCTCGGGACCTGCTGCAGACCGATCACGCAGGCGATGCCGAGGGTGAAGCCCTCGACGACCGGGGCGGGTACGTACTGCATGTACTTGCCGGCCCGCAGCGCGGCCAGGCCGACGAGCATGACGCCCGCCATCAAGCCGACGGTGAGCACTCCGCTCGCCCCGTACTGGCCCACGATCGGCACGAGGACCACCGTCATCGCACCGGTCGGGCCGGACACCTGCAGGTTCGACCCGCCGAAGACCGCGGCGAGCGCACCCGCGACAACGGCGGTCGCCAGGCCCGCCTGAGCGCCGAGCCCCGAAGAAACACCGAAGCCCAGCGCGAGCGGCAGCGCGACGATCGCCACGGTCAGACCCGCGAGCAGATCCCGTCGTGGGTCCCGCCGCATCTGAGCCAGATCGTCCCGCCTGGGCAGTAGCGCGGCGATCCGGTTCCCCACCCGGCCGAGTGCCGTGGTCATCGCGCGACGACCTCGGCTTCCCGCAGCTCGGCCAGCAACTCGTTCCGCCCGGCCAGCACGTCGGTCAGAATCCGCCGGGCCGCCTTCAACAGGTCGGCCACATCCCCGCCGGCCAGCGCGTAGACAACGGTCGAGCCTTCCCGCGTCGCGGTGACGATTCCGGAGCGGCGCAGCACCGCCAGCTGCTGCGACAGGGCGGAGGGCTCCACCTCGATCGCCGCGAGCAGGTCCCGTACCGGCAACGGCCCGTCCTGCAGCAACTCCAGCACCCGTATCCGTACGGGATGCCCCAGCATCCGGAAGAACTCGGCCTTGGCCTGATACAGCGGAACGGACACGGTCCCTCGGCTTCCTTCGAAGACCCCACCTCGGGTCAGACGGGGAAGGCTGCGTACGCGACTACCTGCGATCACAGCTAATACAGCATCTAACCAATTGCGAAATTTAGCAATTACCTATCAGATTGACGCCCACGGGATTCGTGCCTGCGCTAGGTCGGTGGGGTCGGGCCTCTCGCCGGCGTGGTCGAGCTGTCCGAGGCGTCTGACGGATCCATGCACACGACCTGCCGGCCGTGGCCGTCGAGGTCGAAGAAGCTGCGTGTGGCGCCCTTCCGGCGTGCACCCGCCGCCGGAGCCCTACCGAAGGTCCAGGATCTCGGCTTGTCCCATGGCGACGCACCGGGGCGACTTGGGATCCCGACCCCCGGCCGCCAGCCCCATGCCCACCGGCCCAACCGCGAGGGGGCGGCCGACCCCACCACCTGCCCCGGCTCGGCCCTGTACCAGCAAGCAGCCCCAAGGCAGCCTGGGCACGACCACTCCTCCACAGGACCAATGCCACGACCGTGACCTCCAGGTGGACACACCGCCACCTGGGCCCACCTGATCGGCAAAGGGGACGCGGTTCTGGACGCCTGCGACCACCGGTTCGACACCGGCCCGCACAGCTTCCGCGTAGGGCGGGGTCACCGGCCCCGCCCAACCTTCTGCGGTGCCCGTGATCAGCCTTCCGCGTGGGCCAGCCACAGGTCGGGGCCGAAGACCTCGTAACGGATGTGGCGGGCGGGGATACCGGCCTGCAGCAGCTGGGCCCGCACGGACCGCATGAAGGGCAGTGCGCCGCACAGGTAGACGTCGGCGTCGGCGGGCAGGTCCAGTCCGTCGAGATCCATCAGACCGGTGCGGGCGCCGGGCTCGGCGGCGGCATCCTGTTCGTACCAGAACTCGGCCCGGGCGCCGGGCAGTTGGCCGACGAGGCGGCGGGTGTCCGCGCGCAGGGCGTGGTCGGCCGGGGAACGGTCGGCGTGCAGCAGCGTGACCGGGCGGGCGGCTCCGGTCGCCGCGAGGTGTTCGAGCATGCCGACCATCGGGGTGCAGCCGATGCCGGCCGAGACCAGCAGCAGCGGGCTGTCGGCTTCGTCGAGGACCACGTCGCCGAACGGCGCGGACAGGGTGAGTTCGTCGCCGGCCCGGACGGTGCGGTGCAGCTGATTGGACACCTCGCCCTCGGGGGCGTCGGCCACGCTCGCGACCCGTTTGACGGTGATACGGCGCAGCTGGTCGCCAGGGGCGCCGGAGAGGCTGTACTGGCGCAACTGGTGTATGCCGTCGGGCATCTTCACGCGGACGCTGACGTACTGGCCGGCCCTGCCGGAGGGGAGCGGGGCGTCGTCGGCCGGGCGCAGCAGGAAGGACACCGCGTCGGGGGTCTCCTCCCGCCGCTCCACGACCGTCCACTGCCGCCACGGATGACGGGGATCGACCTGCGCCTCCTGGTACAGGCGGGCC includes:
- a CDS encoding metalloregulator ArsR/SmtB family transcription factor gives rise to the protein MSVPLYQAKAEFFRMLGHPVRIRVLELLQDGPLPVRDLLAAIEVEPSALSQQLAVLRRSGIVTATREGSTVVYALAGGDVADLLKAARRILTDVLAGRNELLAELREAEVVAR
- a CDS encoding metalloregulator ArsR/SmtB family transcription factor, which codes for MSTPLYQLKAEFFKTLGHPARIRVLELLSEREHAVAEMLPEVGIEPAHLSQQLAVLRRANLVVTRKEGSTVYYSLTSPYVAELLRVARTILSGVLAGQAELLADLQAAQAEGKPPS
- a CDS encoding SulP family inorganic anion transporter, with the translated sequence MTTALGRVGNRIAALLPRRDDLAQMRRDPRRDLLAGLTVAIVALPLALGFGVSSGLGAQAGLATAVVAGALAAVFGGSNLQVSGPTGAMTVVLVPIVGQYGASGVLTVGLMAGVMLVGLAALRAGKYMQYVPAPVVEGFTLGIACVIGLQQVPSALGVPKPDGDRVLVVTWRALEEFAKAPNWTAVGFAIAVAAVMLLGARRLPTVPFSILAVIAATAVAQLAHLDEAKPIGDLPSGLPVPSLSFLDLGSLGTLLAPAVAVAALAALESLLSASVADGMTVGQQHDPDRELFGQGIANIAAPLFGGVPATGAIARTAVNVRTGASSRLAALTHAAVLAVIVFAAAPLVSKIPLAALSGVLLATAIRMVEVGSLRAMAKATRSDALILVLTGVATLALDLVYAVIIGLVVAGALALRAVAKQARLDQVPLDRGDHSVEEHALLAEHIVAYRIDGPLFFAAAHRFLLELTDVADVRVVILRMSRISTMDATGALVLKDAVEKLKRRGILVLASGIRTSQVQVLASVGALDLLRHEGREYASTPEAIRGARDHLEKSGVLSTGPAQPTAATSEEAVG
- a CDS encoding pyridoxamine 5'-phosphate oxidase family protein, with protein sequence MSTRPAVLQQHREQAARPTRHVWEFGRLIVRTPTPPDPVLLSATSPVDDAGAATDTGGTVTATRPADMITDRDQAAHYQRPLPGRVQAPHHPLVRIRTQTATGLRCARATEG
- a CDS encoding globin domain-containing protein, translated to MLSPESATVVRATLPAVGGALDEITARFYDTMFAEQPELLDGLFNRGNQASGQQRRALAGSIAGFAQALLADPDARPDALLSRIAHKHAALGVTEDQYTIVHKYLFGAIADVLGEAVTPEVAGAWDEVYWLMAGALIAREARLYQEAQVDPRHPWRQWTVVERREETPDAVSFLLRPADDAPLPSGRAGQYVSVRVKMPDGIHQLRQYSLSGAPGDQLRRITVKRVASVADAPEGEVSNQLHRTVRAGDELTLSAPFGDVVLDEADSPLLLVSAGIGCTPMVGMLEHLAATGAARPVTLLHADRSPADHALRADTRRLVGQLPGARAEFWYEQDAAAEPGARTGLMDLDGLDLPADADVYLCGALPFMRSVRAQLLQAGIPARHIRYEVFGPDLWLAHAEG
- a CDS encoding 2-phosphosulfolactate phosphatase; the protein is MGGWEVQSGSGVRFEWGPAGASRLASATACLVAVDVLSFTTAVSVAVDRGIRVLPFRWPGGPVSEAERSGAAQAATAYARQSGARLASHRHTVTPETPWSLSPAHLRAAPFVARLVLPSPNGAAIATAAPPGVRVVAACLRNITAVGTWLTSHDYGTPEHPVAVIAAGELWPDGSLRPALEDLLGAGALVSALCSQGAGPLSPEAAAAKANYEGTADLAHTVATSASGRQLAAMGFVEDVAIATEEDASALVPVRDGDGSFVSG